From a single Miscanthus floridulus cultivar M001 chromosome 8, ASM1932011v1, whole genome shotgun sequence genomic region:
- the LOC136468665 gene encoding chitinase-like protein PB1E7.04c, giving the protein MLKGVSVIPPAVPEYSANNPPPAVLGWNFVDPIPLDVLPAVAEAEDRSADLMINRRSGVSSSEALPPTSSEAPGSSSLVASAPSCTAPSVRISSTAPAPTSSAAPLSAVPLPSLGGGDVFAVVVPPARPSLGFAKKKVVGASSSLISSSTSSLPPVMPTSSELRDSQHSVDEVAAGASELPGGVADLVAPEVTVAVAPGSSGGLAPASLEVALVAPASPQPASFSPSLASGGPSISGDVVQQFDATHRLSELTAAWGSLSTLASSFGEKLQSFSRDHSGFFFSSENERKLSSEVDALKADLDLLRAELETERQVHQKEEKTLRARVVETEKQRDAAVESAKNECKALRVEKQKLSEGIEEMKALVRSSHNKAEEVITHAEEELALARCYYGRRATLSIGDIGGVYTGQFVHCGRRAALSIGDDRGVYTGQLVYCATICDASAGASGDYAIVVSHNPGSNVTAMASGDYAIISSHNPNNGIWEPPRCTDVFGGKEEEGEIAAWRQKGRWDENSSPPPYLKRKCCN; this is encoded by the exons atgctgaaaggagtgagcgtcattcctcctgccgtccctgagtactcggccaacaacccgcccccggCT gtgcttgggtggaactttgttgatccgatcccccttgatgttctccctgctgtggcggaggCTGAGGATCGTTCAGccg atttgatgat taatcggaggtcgggtgtgagttcttccgaggctctccCGCCGACCTCTTCCGAAGCTCcggggtcgagttctttggttgcttcTGCCCCGAGCTGTACTGCTCCTTCGGTGCGGATTTCTTCCACCGCTCCAGCCCCgacttcttccgcggctccgctgtcggctgtcccgctcccgtcgctgggcggcggggacgtcttcgccgtcgtggttccccctgcgaggccttctcttggcttcgcaaagaaaaaagtagtcgg tgcttcgtcttctctaatttcttcatcgacttcttctctgcctcccgtcatgccaacgagttctgagcttcgagactcacaacattctgttgatgaagtcgcggcgggggcttcagagctacctggcggagtcgcggatttggtcgctccggaggtaactgtggccgtcgcgccgggttcttctgggggtttagctccggcttccctggaggttgctctggtcgctcCTGCTTCACCCCAGCCGGCttctttttccccttctcttgcttccggcggcccTTCGATTtctggtgacgtggtgcaacagtttgatgccactcatcggttatcggagctaaccgcagcctgggggagcttgtcgacccttgcgtcTTCTTTTGGTGAGAAACTTCAG tctttctctcgcgatcattctggcttcttcttctcatctgagaatgagaggaagctgtcttcggaggtggacgctctgaaagccgatcttgacctcctccgggctgagttggagacggagcgtcaagtgcatcagaaagaggagaaaacccttcgcgcccgggtagtggagacggagaagcagagagatgctgcagtggagtctgcgaagaatgaatgcaaag ctctccgagttgagaagcagaagctctcggaagGTATTGAAGAAATGAAAgctcttgtccgttctagtcacaataaagctgaggaggtaataactcatgctgaggaagaacttgccCTTGCTAG gtgctactacggtcgccgcgccacgctctccatcggcgacatcgggggcgtgtacacgggccagttcgtccactGTGGCCGCCGTgccgcgctctccatcggtgacgaccggggcgtgtacacgggccagctcgtctact gcgccaccatctgcgacgcctccgccggagcgtccggcgactacgccatcgtcgtcagccacaaCCCCGGCAGCAACGTCACCGccatggcgtctggggactacgccatcatctccagccataaccctaacaacggcatatgg gaaccaccgcgatGCACAGACGTGTTTggaggaaaggaagaagaaggagagatagcggcttggaggcagaaggggaggtgggatgagaactcctctccccctccctatttaaagaggaagtGCTGTAACTAA